Genomic DNA from Chitinivibrionales bacterium:
TTTGTTTTAGCGACATCGACTCCCCTGCTCCGCGCGATATCATCACCGGTTAGCAGATGGTTCAGTTCGACCAGTTTCCAAAGGATTATGCCGAGTCCTGCTGCATTGATAATGAGCAGGGCCGGACTGAAATGATCGTACCCGATGACTTCAACACCGCCCATCAACCACCGTATAATCTGAAATGAGTGGCGAAGATTGCTCATGAACTGGGCAAAGAGGAGCATGCTCGAAAAGAAAAAACTGACCGCAATGCCGGCGAGAAGCATGGTAATGGGCACGATTGTTTTTTGCAGCGATGAAAATCCGTAAACCAGAAGCATTGCTGTAACCGCGCCCGTGAATGCTCCCAGAGTCACCGATGATACTCCCAGAAAGCTGCCGGTGAAACCGGTCAGGATCGTTATCGACGCGCCGAAGGATGCTCCGCTTGAAACCCCGAGGGTATAGGGGGTAGCGAGTGGGTTGCGGAACATGGCCTGAAAAACCATCCCGCACAACGCCAGACATCCGCCGGCCCAGAACCCGGTGAGCGTCCGAGGTAACCGGAGGGAAAAGAAAATATGACGGGCCGTGGTGCTTTCGCTCAGCTCCCGGATACCGATTAAATCCATGCCCAGAAAAGGGGCGATCAGGCAGAAAAATGCCGAAATCATCAGGAGAGCACCGAGCTTGAAATACAATGAATTACGCATAGTTCCGGCTGCAGACTAGTTGTGGGAAAATTCCTGCGGGGGCGGAAGGACCCCGGTTAAGACATCGTACCAGGTTTGGGCCATCTTTATCTCACCCTGCTCGTTAGGATGAGTTTCATCATCCGTATCATACCCTATTCTGCTGTCGAATCCGGTGTGATGGTCCACGATTATTACGTCGGAACTGCTCGTGCTCATCTGTGCCAGTTGGGGAATCACCGCGTTGAGCGAATCAATCCAGTCGAGCCCCTCCCCCCACTGGATTATCTCGGCAACAAGAATGGTCACCGATGGATTTGC
This window encodes:
- a CDS encoding iron chelate uptake ABC transporter family permease subunit encodes the protein MISAFFCLIAPFLGMDLIGIRELSESTTARHIFFSLRLPRTLTGFWAGGCLALCGMVFQAMFRNPLATPYTLGVSSGASFGASITILTGFTGSFLGVSSVTLGAFTGAVTAMLLVYGFSSLQKTIVPITMLLAGIAVSFFFSSMLLFAQFMSNLRHSFQIIRWLMGGVEVIGYDHFSPALLIINAAGLGIILWKLVELNHLLTGDDIARSRGVDVAKTKLLLFFGASLTVSLVVSICGPIGFVGIMAPHICRMLFGYDHRILGLASFIFGGTFLVVCDTFARTIAAPSEMPVGVVTALLGGPFFLWVLFRAMKKQGAEIW